The Proteiniphilum propionicum genome contains the following window.
AACTAATGTTTGAAAAAAACGACAAATCATTTCCCGTTGGAATTGACAGAAATACCGGACATCAAATGTTTGGATGGTTGAAAATTATAGGTACACCAGTAAAAGAATTCTAATGAATATTTACGCGAAATCGGGACCGGAGTGGACACCACTTGTGGAGCATTTAATACATGTTTGCACTGCCGTAGAAAAAGTTGCTATTCATTTGGGGATGAACATCGAAGTGGCTAGAAACGGGGCCATTTTACACGATATAGGCAAATCTCATCCTGTTTTTCAAAAACGATTACGAAATAAACATCGAGTCTATGTGGATGTTTTTAGACATGAAATCGCCTCTCTATTCTTTCTTTCTGCTTTTCCTCGTGAACAATGGAGTGAACTGATTGAAATGGCCGTGAGCCATCACAAGTCAGTAAAAAATGACGTTAATAAACTCGGGCTCCTTGATTTAGAACAACTCTGCGATTACGAAGATTTTCACTTAGGCAATTGGGACAAATGGAGTGAAGATGCATGGAAAATTCTTTTGGAGTTGGGTGTGTCCTATAAACTTATTACAGTTCGTGAAGCACGAGAAAACCTGCTTTACTGTGTAAAATACTGTGCTAAAAAGAACAATACAAGAGGTTTTTCCGAATGGAAAGGTTTGTTGATGGCGGGCGATCATTTAGCTTCTGCCTTAATTGACAAAACGGAAGAAAACTCAATGAAACTTTTCACTAAACCTGATCTATCTTTTTACAATAGAACACACTCGTTATATCCTTTATCTCAAATAAAAGCAGACAGCCTCAGAAAACATACTATTGTTGTAGCTTGTACAGGTGCAGGAAAAACTGATTATCTTTTAAGAAGATGCAAGGGACGAGTTTTTTACACCTTGCCTTTTCAGGCATCGATCAATGCTATGTTTAAGCGTGTAGGGAAAGATCTGGAAAAAGACAATCCCAATTTAGACATTCGTGTGCTTCATTCAACATCAAAGATAATTAAGGGGAAAAACACAGATGAAGAGGTTGTTTTGCAATCCCAGATAGGCGCTTCCGTGAAAATTCTCACACCACATCAGTTGAGTGCACTTGCCTTTGGAATGAAAGGTTACGAGGCATTGATTTTAGATTTAAAAGGTTGTGATGTGATTTTAGACGAAGTCCATACATATACGGGAGTTTCACAGGCGATTGTGCTGAAATTAGTGGAGGTGTTGAAACGAATAGGTTGCAAAATACACATAGGTACAGCCACAATGCCCATAATCCTTTATAAAAAGATTAAAGAACTTCTCGGAGATGATGTATTGGAGATAAAGTTATCGCCTACCGAATTAGATAAATTTGACAGACACATTATTCATAAGATAAGTTCTTTTTATGATTCGGAGGCGTTGATAAAGAGAGCAATATCCAAAAAGAAAAAAGTACTGATAGTACTCAATAAAGTAAAAACGGCACAAGATATTTTTGATTATATAAAAAGTAAAAAAGAGTTTGAAAATATTCCGACAATGCTTCTGCATAGCCGATTTAAACGTGGAGATAGAAATCAAAAAGAAAAGAACTTAATCGGTTTAGATGAAGATGGAAAATCATTGAATGTTTATAATACTTCATCAGATGGTTGTATTGTAATTTCAACCCAGATTGTGGAAGTTAGTTTAGATATTAGTTTCGATATAATGATTACAGAATGTGCTCCATTAGACGCCTTAATCCAACGGTTTGGGCGTGTAAACAGAGTAAGAAACTTACAAACCATTGGAAAGTATATGCCCGTTTATGTGATCTCGCCACCGGACGATGAGAAAAATGCAAGACCTTACGATTTGGAAGTTTTGAAAAAATCGTATGCACAGTTAGATGACGGGCAAGTGTTACACGAACGAGATTTGCAAAATAAAATTGACAATATATTTACGCAAATTGACTTTATGAGCATTGAGGAACATTCTGTTTTTAAAAGCAATGGAGAAATCAGCATCGACTGCTTGTCACATAACGGCAAAGCTATTTTGTTTGACTTGCTTGAAATAGACAGCGTTGCGTGTGTTACGGAAAGCGATTTGTATGAATATGAAAACAGCAGTTTTGAACAAAGACTAAACTTGGAAATCCCTACTTATTACTACTCAGTATCAAAAAAACGTCAGTCAGATAAAGGGAATCGTCCTTTCATTGTGCCCGATTGTGCATATTGTACAGAAAAGGGCTTATTAGCCGATAAAATTAATTCATCAACAGGAGTTATATTATGATTACAACAATTATAGGAAAAACTTTTCTTAAAGCATACAATGAGCAGTTCGGAAAAGATTATTCAGCAAAAGAGTTTTTTGTGAAAGAATATTTTGAATTGTTCTTTAATCATCCAAAATACATGCAATGGGTTACAAATTCGCCTTTTGTACAAATGAAAAAAGGACAAAAACCCGAGCTGTTAAGTTCAGATGAACGATTGGAAAAGCTAATGAACTTACATGAAAAAGTTAGCGGAGAGGTTGCTGACGCCAGCTTTGCCATTGGCTACCCAGCATCGGAAAGTGGAGATTTTGCAAGTACGTCCGGATTGGTTTCAGATATTGTAACTATTGCGGATGAAGAAGACATTTACTTTTCGTGGATTGGTTCTGGATTGGGAATTGGCGTAGCAGGCGGATATAATCTATTGATTGATGACGCTACTATTCTTATGGAAATTTACGAGGGTTGGAGGCATTATCGTAAATATCTGAATGACCCAACTTTGGACAAACTGCGCGGTAATCAAATCAATACATGGAACGGGCAATGGCTGACCTTTAAATTAGGAAATGATTTTGTAAAAGATTTTGATTTCACACGTTTACATACCCAACAGATATTTTCAATAACCGATAAGGTAATGGAGATTAATACTGTTAATTGGTCTAACCTGTTTTTCAGCTTATCCAATCTTTATCCAAACGGTAATGTAATTGCTTATGTTTACAGTTTTGGGCAGACAAATAAAACAGTAGGATTCATTCCTCTATACCTTAGATCCGGGTCAAGACTGAAAGATATCTGGCGACAGTTGTATGGAAACCCTGAACGGTTTAACAGTAAAGAATTTCAATCACTTTTTGGGATGCACATAAAGCGAGCTTGTGAAATAGGAAGCATCGGACTTCACGCTTTACGTCCCGAAGGATTAAAAAAATATATGGATGAAGCAAAAAATATTTCATTCAAAAAAGAAGAAGATACAATAATTTATAAATCCTATAAAACTTGGTTAATAGCTATGATGTCAAGAAACAAAGAAGAAATTACGGATTTTACCGAAAATTTAGCAGAACTAATTCTACGGTTTAGAAAAGGAGCTTCCGGTAACGACCGGAAAAACCTCATAGAGCAAAGGCTCTTTGGAGGTAAAACAACTAAAAAGGTGTTTTTAGACGCACTTACAGAAATGGTTGCAGGAGTGGAAGGAGAAGATTTGGAGAGATTAAAAGAGTTAAGAAACGACATTCATTTGATGACGAATGAGGAATTCGGATACTTCAACACACTTTTGAAATTCGATTACGCTTATTTAGAGAAAAACAGTTAAATCATTAATTAAATACATAAAAACATGAGTACGATTTACGTAAGAACATTGAAAAGGGCAGAGCATACGGTTTTTTGCGTTGCAGACGGACAAAAAACATACTATGATGTTCAATTTGACCGCTACATTCCGTTTTCAAGCGGACAACAGGTTAAAAGATCTATTGTTGACGCCATCAGCAATGCATTGAATGAAGTTCCCAGTCCAACCACTTTTTTATTTGACGTTACTAAACAAAAAGAATTGAAAGAAGGCGAAGTTTACGGGACTTGCGATCCATCTTATGCCGATCAATTATTTGGGGGTTGGATGAAAGCCGCAAAAGGTGGAAAAGACCGTACATTAAAAAGACGAAGTCCGCTGTCCATTTCGGCAATGCGGGCGCTACATCCATTATTGGCTGGTGTGAGCAGAGAAAACATCTCTTTCGACAGAAGTGACCGTCCTAATAATGAAGTAATAGTAAGAAATGCCGATGGAGAAATAATGACTGAGGAGGAAATATCTGCATTTTTAGAAGAAAAAGACAGAAGCCTTAGTCGCAAGTGGATACCTAACAATAGCAGAGCAACCGGTTTATTTGTTTTCGATATTGCTATCGATTTGCGAAGATTATTTTGTGTTTCCACCAGCCAATTAGAGCCTGAAATAACAGAAGAAACCATTGTTAAATTAAGAGAAAATGGTTGGATTGACACAAAAAATGCTTTTGGCGAATGCCTGTTGGCACCATTAGCATTAAGAGAAAAATGGGCAAAAGCATTGGCATATGCCATTGTTAATTGGAAGATAACATCCAACCAATCCCGCACATTCAGCTTGATGGATACTTTGGCAATAGCTATTAGCGATAATGCCAATTTAATAGGAGGTTCAATTCGTGCAAAGCTCTCAGAAGAAAATTCAGAAAAAGCTCAGCCTATCATTGAAGAAGATATGAAGAATGTTGATACGTTTATTTCACTTCAAGCCGGAGGCTTCATTCAAACCAAGGGAGAAAAAATCGATGCACTCGAAAAAGCCGAACAAAAACTAATTGATTTAATGATGGCTTTTGATTACGGAAATCAGCTATAAATAAAAGCGGTGTAACAGCCGCTTTATCTTTACGACAATGAACCTCACTGCTACCCACATCAATTACCAGCAAATCTGCAAGCGAAAGCTTTGGCTTTTTGCCAACGGCATCAATATGGAACACACATCCGATATGGTGTACGATGGGAAACTGCTGCACGAAACATCGTATCCCCAACGTGCAGAACGATATGAAGAGATGCTTATCTCCGCCGAATATGAAGGCGTTTCGCTATTCGGACAAATCGATTATTTCGATGCACGTAACAATACCGTTCACGAAACCAAACGAAGCGATAAAGTAGAAGAGGCGCACTCGCGTCAGCTCAAATTCTACCTCTGGTTGCTGGAACTTAACGGTGTAGAGGAAGCCACCGGATTATTGGAATACCCTAAATTACGTAAAACCGATGAAGTATTTCTTGACGATAAAGATCGCGAACAACTCAAAAAGTCGGTATCGGAAATTAAAACATTGATTGAAAGTGATACCTGTCCGCCCGCTATCAATGCAAAAATCTGTAAAAGTTGCAGCTATTTTGATTTTTGTTATTCGGGAGAGTGAAAAATGTAATATTGGAAATTATTTCCACAAAATAAACAAAAAATGAATCGATATTTAGTAAAAGCCGATATTTCCGGCATACAGAACTACATCTTTGACACAACGTCGAAAAAAGCAAGCCAGAATCTAAAAGCCCGTTCGTTTTACATTTATGTCCTTACTCATATCATTGAAGAGTATCTAAAACGAGAGTTTCAAGTAGAAGAAGTAATTTACAATGGCGGAGGAAATCTGTTAATATGTCTGAAAGCTGAAGAAAGTGTAATTTCTATTAAAACAAAAGAATTACAACACAACTTTCTTACAAAGGATGTTTATATTCATTTTTCTTGGGTATTGTATGATGATGATAATTTCAAAGAAAAAAACCGAGCAGTAAACCAACTTTTGGCAAAAAATAAATTGTCAAAAAACATCTACCCTACTACATTTCAAGTAACAGCTGACAATATAGGTAGTGAAAATATCGTCAAACAGTTGATAAATGCAGATGGTTTTAGCATTATTCCCGGTGAAACCCCTAAAGGTATCTCTTTGGTCGGTTTTTCAGTGTCGTTTTCAAATGCCGAAAAAAGTTTCAAAAACAATATGATCAACAAATTGCCTATGAAAGACAACCATACTGTCATCGACTTTGATTCCATTGCAGATAGCGCTGTAATGAGAAATGCCGACAGCAAACTGGCAGCCCTAAAGCTGGATGTTGATAATTTGGGAGCTGTTTTTAAGAATAAAGAGAAAACTGACTACAAAAAACTTTCCACCGGAATTGACGTTTTTTTCAGTCGAACACTCTATGAAAAAGCTTTAAAGAAATATATCGATAGTGGAGACATTTATCCCGTTTTTGCAGGTGGCGACGATTGCTTTTTGATTGGTGCTTGGGATGTGATTTTTGATATTGCAGGAAAAATACAACAATTATTTGCCAGAGCACAAGCGGAAATAAGAAGTACGCTTACCGAAAAAGAGGAAAACGACATTACAATTTCGGCGGGGATAGTAGTTGTAAATGCCAAATTTCCGATGATACGTTTGGCGGAAGAGGCTGAGAATGCATTGGATTTATCCAAAACAAACGGTAAAAACAGGATTACTGTTTTTGGTGAACCCCTTACCTGGCAAGAATTTGAATCGGCAAAAGATATTGCATACCAACTGTCCGAACTCGTAGTTAAGGGCGAGAGCCGAGCGCTTATTCAAAGAGTAAAGTCGTCGGACTTGGGTTACAAAAGTTTGCAAAACACCGCCGTGAACAGAGGAAAAATAGAGATTCCGAAAGTGCACCGCTTGAAATATTATTTGCGAAATGTAAAAAATAAAGAAAATCTACCCGTTATAGAGGGAATTTTTAACGATTATACAAACAGTCTGTTGCAAGACTTTATGCACTCAAGTACCACAAACAACGCACTAAAATATCCCATTGCGGCGCGATGGGCTGAATTATTAACCAAAAATTTAAAATCTTAGTATATATGGCAGAAAAATTAAAAAAACAATTTCAATCCAAGTCCAATGCAGGAAAAAGTCGTGAAGTAAAAACTCTTCACGATTTCGCGCAAGAGGTCAAAAGTCAATATTTTGAAGAAGCTCTTTTCGAGCAATTGTTGCAGTTAAACACATCTGATATCGGATTGCAAAAAAAACTTCCTGTTGATACGGTAATCACCGCAGTAGAAAAGTTTGTAAAGGCGTATTCCGATGCAATTTCGCCCACACAATTACGGAATATTTATTCTAAAATAAAGGGTGTGACGTCATCGTTAGAGCTGAAACTATTACGGCCAAACTTGGCGTATGTGGCTGCAAGGCAGCAAAATGACAGAGAGGATAAAGCAAAGAAAATGATTGCTTTCATAGACCTTCTTATACAGAAAACAGATGATGATAGTTTGGATTCTTTCAAAAAACTAATGGAAATCATCATTGCTTATCACAAGTTTTACAACACAAAAAAATAATCAACAAATGAAACTCATTGAAAAAGACATAATTAGTGGCACCATATTATTGAAAACCGGACTTCACATTGGCGGCTCTAAAAGCAGTTTAGATATTGGCGGATTAGATAGTCCGGTGATAAAAACGCCGCTGGGTGTGCCCTACATTCCTGGAAGCTCGCTTAAAGGGAAAATTCGCACTTTGCTCGGTTTGTCACACGGTGCTATTAAACTTGAAGAAGACAAACAGATTACTAAAAAAATGTTTGGTTCGGCTGAAAAAGTATGGACTGAACCCACACGGCTTATTTTTCGCGACGCAGTGTTGGATGTGGACAAATTTATGGAAGATTTTACCAATAATAATGCTTCGCTCGAAACCGATTTTTCAGAAGAGAAATACGAAAATACTATCGATAGAAAATCCGGGAAAACTCAAGGTGGTGGTTTGCGCAATATTGAGCGCGTACCTGCCGGAGCCGTATTCTCTTTTGAAATCGTAATTAACATTTTCGATAAAGACGATAAGAATGCGATGCTTCAAGAATTGGAAAAAGGACTCAATCTCTTACAAGATGATTATCTAGGAGGCAGCGGAACACGCGGATACGGCAAAGTAGAAATAACGTGCAATATTAAAAATCCCACAACAAAAACATATAACTAATGCGCAAAGCTATTATCTTAAAATGCAGGCAGGGTAGCCGCTTTCATTTTGGCGAATTTGCAAGGGACCAATCCATAGCACTGTTTCATACCGCGGACTACATACATTCCGATGTGATGTTTGCAGCTTTCATCAGTGCATTGGCGCAGCTGCGTCCGGAAAAAACAGATACTTTCAGAACACATTTTCAAGAAGGAAATATCCGGTTTTCTTCAGGCTTCTACGCCATAGAACACAAGGAACAGATGATATTGTTATTGCCAAAACCTGCTATATTAAATATTTACCCGACCGACAATCCGAAGAAATTCAAGAAAATACAGTTTATATCCAAGGGCGTATGGGAAAAAGGCATTGCACCGGATAAATGGTTTTCAAACGACAGCCCATGCATAAGCCCCAATGAAAAGAGTATTTTCTTGAAAGAGGAAGTTGGTAACAATGCAATATTTGTACTCAGCCAAAAGCAAGATATACAAAAGGTTAAGGTGCGAGATGCAGAAGATAAAGATAGTCTCTACACACAAACCGATTTGGTTATGCAAGGCAATGAAGATTATGCCGTACATTGGTATTTTTTGGCAGAAACCAAATTGATAGACGAAGACAAAAAGCTATTTAGTCAGGCTATTGAATTATTAGTGGCGAACGGTATTGGTGGCGAACGCTCAACCGGTTGCGGAAATATTAAAAGCATTGAATATCGCGATTTTGAATTTCAAACAAATCAGCCGTCGAATTATCAAGTGGCATTATCCTTAGTTTTTCCTCAAGAAAAAGATATGGATTTCTGTAAATACTATCAAACCAAATTTCGGGGAGGAATGTGTTTTAGCTCAGAAAAAAGGCTGCCCGTAGCAACAGCTCTTCTTGAAGGAGCCGTGATGAACGAAAAACTTAAACCAGATGTACTTGATTTTTCGCAAAACGAAAAAAAATACTGGAAATACAGCGGCGATATTTTTCTGCCACTACCACAATTGTTTAATCCTTAATTCCTATTTTTTATGAGCGAATCCGCATACAGAATAACAACTCTTACGCCTGTTTCCATTGGCGATGGCAACACGCTGTCCGCATTTGCCGATTATGTACTGGAAAAAGGAAAAATCCACTACATCAACCAACAAGCTATAAGAGATAAAATGGGCGAAAAATCCGAACTTATTGATATTTATGTAGAGGGAATGATTCGGGGTAAATCCAACACCACCAACGCGTTTAACTTGAAAGATTTCATTGTAAATAGACTCAAACTAACATTACAACAAGCAGCTTCGCACAGTATAGACGCGTGTAGTGTAGGTGGTAAAAAAGAATTATATACCGTTGTGAAAAATGTGGGGCAATCGCCTTACATCCCGGGTAGCACGCTCAAAGGTGCCATAAAAACCGCGTTGCTTTATGATTGGCTTATTAACGAGGATGAAGGACAGCTGTGGTGCAGTCAATATGTAAACGATTTTAATAATGAAGAATTAAATAAAAGGCTTATTCTAGAATTCGACAAATTTGAACTTGCCGTAAGTGACAGTTCTTTGATGCGATTTGATGCTTTGGAGGCAATAGAAATCAAACGATTGAATATTAAGAAAGGCACTTTGGATATTCCGCAGACAAGGGAAGCAATAAAAGATAACAATACCTGTGAATGCGAAATAAGAAACGTACGGAAACTTATAGAAGAAAAAGTAGATGGGACGAAAGTTTATAAAAACTATTCGTGGGAAGAGTTTTGCGAAATAATTAACAAATTTAGCGATGATTCTTGCAATATAGAATGGGAAATAATGGAATCCTTCAAAGAAAAATTGGATAATAAATATTATAAACGTCTTGAAAATTTCTACTCCATAGTTCAGAAAAAAGCCGAAAATAACACAACCGCCTACCTGCGTTTGGGAGCAGGCAAGGGATTCTATTTCAATTCGGTAGCACTCTCTTTATTCGACACAGACACAACAGATGACAAAAGTCGATTTCTTAAATTATTGAAAGCAAACGGTTACGGCAAAGTGTATAAGCCACAAACACGGCGAGAAGAATCGTATGACCTAAAAGCAGACCAATTTCCGATAACACGGTTTGTGGAAATAATAGATACGAAGCCTTTGGGCTGGGTGAAAATTGAAAAAATAGATAATTATGGCAAGAAAAGTTTTGATTAGTTTTATTGGTACAGGACCTTTAAATAAGAATAATTCGGCAGAAAGAATTTACAAAACAGCCAAATATAAATTGGGAGAAAATATTGAAGAAACGTCATTTTTAGCTTCGGCTCTCGGAAAGTTTTTAGATGTGGATACCTATTTTTTGTTTGGTACAATGAAATCAATGTGGGAAGCAGTATATGAAAAATTTGCAGAGCAAAAACGGTTAGAAATAGATGAAGCTTATTGGCTTCAGCTTTCGGAACAATGTGGAGAAAATGCCAATCACAATTCAAAATTAGATGTCTCATTATTCCAAAAAATTGAAATAATCTTAGGAAATGATTCAAAAATTTTCCCCATTTATTACGGTTTGAATGAAAAAGAGATTGAAGAAAATTTCTCTATTTTCGCTGATGCTATGAGTTATTTGCAAGATGGAGATGAAATCTTTTTGGATATTACCCACTCTTTTCGTTCGTTGCCACTATTTGCCACGACAGCCCTGTCTTTCATAAAAGATGTAGCAGATAAAAAAATATCTTTTTCGGGAATATACTACGGAATGCTTGAAGCCGGAAGAGAGTTTGGAGGTATTGTGCCGGTAGTAAATCTATCGTATATGAGTGAACTTCAAAACTGGATAAAAGGTGCATATTCTTTTAATCATTTTGGAAATGGATATTTATTAGCCGAATTGTTACGAGAAAAAAACAAAACGACATCAGATAAGCTAACGCAGTTTACTAATGTGTTGTCAATGAATTTTATACACGAGATAAAAAGCCAAATTAGCTTACTCACATCGCTGGCTTCAAACACGTATCCACTACCAGAACAGATTATTTTGCCGAAAGCATTCAGCGCGTTTGCAAAACGTTTCTCAAATTTAAAAAAACAATCCGAATATCAGTTCGAATTAAGTGTTTGGCACAAAGAAAACTCAAACTACGGATTGTCTTATTTGTGTTTGGTTGAAGCAATCGTAACCTATGTTTGTGAACAAGAGGGAAGTGTGGCAACCGATGAAATTGCAAGAAATAGTGCCAAAGATAGCATTTATAATGATAGCCGTTATTCGCATATTAAATCAATACATTGCAAGGCGAATACATACCGAAAAAACTCTGCCCATCTATTAGAAAACGTGCAAGTGAATGCTCAAAAAGCTGTGACAGAATTGAGTATCCTCCTTTTAGAATTTAACAAAATACTGAAATCCAATGCTTATTAATCTTACTAACCACCCTGTTTCGCAATGGAGCGACAAGCAGAGAAACGAAGCTCTACGGATGTTTGGCGAAATAACAGATATTCCTTTCCCAAGAATTTTCCCGGAAGCGGGAACAGGAGAAATAGTATATGTGGTGGATGAATATGTGGAAAAAATACTAAAGTTGGGAATGCAGAATACGTCTATTACTGTTCATATTATGGGCGAGCATACGTTCTGTTATAATCTAATCAGGAAATTATTGGCAAAAGGCATACCTTGCGTGGCATCTACAAGCCAGAGGATGGTGGAAGAAACGGCATCCCACGAAAAAATGGTAAGGTTTGACTTTGTCAGATTCCGAGAATATGTTTAATCAATATCTGATTGACCAATGAAAAAAACCTACTATCTTTTCAATTCGGGGCGTCTTTCACGGAAAGACAATACTTTGAAGTTTGTTACGATGGAAGAAGATGTAAACGGCATTCCGTGCGAAGAGCAGCCGCGTTATATTCCCGTGGAGGCCATCGATCAGTTCTATGTTTTTGGCTCGTTGGACGCCAATAGTGCGCTCTATAATTTTCTCGGTCAAAATAATATTGCCTTGCACTTTTTCGATTATTACGAAAATTATACCGGTTCGTTTATGCCACGTGATTCGCTGCTTGCCGGACGAATGATTTTGGCACAGACCAAAGCGTTTCAGAATAAAAAGAAGCGTATGGAAATCGCTCGTCAGTTTATTTATGGTGCGGCATTTAATATGCAGAAAAACCTTCAATACTATAACCGGCGGGGCAAGGACATGGAGGATTTGATGGAACTTATTACAGCACATTCAGCAAATATCGATAAAGCTAATGCACCCGATGAACTTATGGGCATTGAAGGGAATATTCGCCAAGTTTATTACGATGCATTCAATCTTATTCTTAACGATTTTGAGATGGGAAATCGTACAAAGCAGCCCCCTCGAAATGAAGTGAATGCTTTGATTTCGTTCGGAAACATGATGTGTTATTCCGAGTGCCTTCGAGCCATTCATCAAACGCAGCTCAATCCCACTATCAGTTATCTGCATACGCCGGGCGAGAGGCGTTATTCGCTAGCGTTGGATATTGCCGAAGTTTTCAAACCCATTATCGTCGATAGAGTCATCTTCAAGCTAATAAACAAGAAAGAGATCCAAGAACGTCACTTCGATAAACGTCTGAACAGTTGCTTGCTGAATCCGGCGGGGAAAAAGATTTTCGTAAAAGCCATAGATGACCGTTTCAACGAAACCATCAAACACCGTTCGCTCAACCGAAGTGTAAGTTACAAGCATCTAATTAAATTGGAGTGCTACAAGCTGGCAAAATGTTTACTGGGAATAGAGACTTATCGACCTTTTAAAATGTATTGGTAATATGTACGTGGTTTTGGTTTATGACTGCGGCGAAAAGCGTGTGGGAAAGATGTTAAAACTCTGTCGTAAATACTTGACATGGATACAAAATTCGGTATTTGAAGGCGAGATTACTGAAGTCAAATTAAAAGAATTAACTTTGAAAGCTGAAAAAATAATGAATTCCGAAGAAGACAGCCTAATAATTTTTTCAAGCAGGCAGGAAAAATGGCTTGAAAAGCAAATCGTTGGAAAAGAACGTGGTATCACCGATAATTTTCTTTGATGGATTGTCGAAGGCGTTTCTTTTTGTGATAAAGATAAAATTTTTTACATCATGAGTTCTTTGACATATTGAAAATCAA
Protein-coding sequences here:
- the cas1b gene encoding type I-B CRISPR-associated endonuclease Cas1b gives rise to the protein MKKTYYLFNSGRLSRKDNTLKFVTMEEDVNGIPCEEQPRYIPVEAIDQFYVFGSLDANSALYNFLGQNNIALHFFDYYENYTGSFMPRDSLLAGRMILAQTKAFQNKKKRMEIARQFIYGAAFNMQKNLQYYNRRGKDMEDLMELITAHSANIDKANAPDELMGIEGNIRQVYYDAFNLILNDFEMGNRTKQPPRNEVNALISFGNMMCYSECLRAIHQTQLNPTISYLHTPGERRYSLALDIAEVFKPIIVDRVIFKLINKKEIQERHFDKRLNSCLLNPAGKKIFVKAIDDRFNETIKHRSLNRSVSYKHLIKLECYKLAKCLLGIETYRPFKMYW
- the cas2 gene encoding CRISPR-associated endonuclease Cas2, which produces MYVVLVYDCGEKRVGKMLKLCRKYLTWIQNSVFEGEITEVKLKELTLKAEKIMNSEEDSLIIFSSRQEKWLEKQIVGKERGITDNFL
- the csx2 gene encoding TIGR02221 family CRISPR-associated protein — encoded protein: MARKVLISFIGTGPLNKNNSAERIYKTAKYKLGENIEETSFLASALGKFLDVDTYFLFGTMKSMWEAVYEKFAEQKRLEIDEAYWLQLSEQCGENANHNSKLDVSLFQKIEIILGNDSKIFPIYYGLNEKEIEENFSIFADAMSYLQDGDEIFLDITHSFRSLPLFATTALSFIKDVADKKISFSGIYYGMLEAGREFGGIVPVVNLSYMSELQNWIKGAYSFNHFGNGYLLAELLREKNKTTSDKLTQFTNVLSMNFIHEIKSQISLLTSLASNTYPLPEQIILPKAFSAFAKRFSNLKKQSEYQFELSVWHKENSNYGLSYLCLVEAIVTYVCEQEGSVATDEIARNSAKDSIYNDSRYSHIKSIHCKANTYRKNSAHLLENVQVNAQKAVTELSILLLEFNKILKSNAY
- the csm5 gene encoding type III-A CRISPR-associated RAMP protein Csm5, translated to MSESAYRITTLTPVSIGDGNTLSAFADYVLEKGKIHYINQQAIRDKMGEKSELIDIYVEGMIRGKSNTTNAFNLKDFIVNRLKLTLQQAASHSIDACSVGGKKELYTVVKNVGQSPYIPGSTLKGAIKTALLYDWLINEDEGQLWCSQYVNDFNNEELNKRLILEFDKFELAVSDSSLMRFDALEAIEIKRLNIKKGTLDIPQTREAIKDNNTCECEIRNVRKLIEEKVDGTKVYKNYSWEEFCEIINKFSDDSCNIEWEIMESFKEKLDNKYYKRLENFYSIVQKKAENNTTAYLRLGAGKGFYFNSVALSLFDTDTTDDKSRFLKLLKANGYGKVYKPQTRREESYDLKADQFPITRFVEIIDTKPLGWVKIEKIDNYGKKSFD
- a CDS encoding CRISPR-associated protein, translating into MLINLTNHPVSQWSDKQRNEALRMFGEITDIPFPRIFPEAGTGEIVYVVDEYVEKILKLGMQNTSITVHIMGEHTFCYNLIRKLLAKGIPCVASTSQRMVEETASHEKMVRFDFVRFREYV